A genomic region of Pseudochaenichthys georgianus chromosome 12, fPseGeo1.2, whole genome shotgun sequence contains the following coding sequences:
- the LOC117456101 gene encoding LOW QUALITY PROTEIN: 5'-AMP-activated protein kinase subunit beta-1-like (The sequence of the model RefSeq protein was modified relative to this genomic sequence to represent the inferred CDS: deleted 1 base in 1 codon): MGNTSSERAAMGHGEKQRDSRGNKEGDGPKILMDSPEDADIFHGEDMKAPLEKEEFLAWQQDLEADDKGPTLDRPTVFRWTGDGREVYISGSFNNWANKIPLIRSQNTFVTIVDLPEGEHQYKFYVDGQWTHDPTEPVVTSQLGTVNNLIQVKKTDFEVFEALMVDSQKCSDMSDLSSSPPGPYHQDAYVPKQEEKFKSPPILPPHLLQVILNKDTGISCDPALLPEPNHVMLNHLYALSIKDGVMVLSATHRYKKKYVTTLLYKPI; this comes from the exons ATGGGGAATACAAGCAGCGAGAGGGCGGCCATGGGCCATGGGGAGAAGCAGAGGGACAGCCGGGGAAACAAGGAAGGAGACGGGCCAAAGATCCTGATGGACAGCCCGGAAGACGCAGATATTTTTCATGGTGAAGATATGAAA GCTCCGTTAGAGAAAGAGGAGTTCCTCGCATGGCAGCAAGACTTAGAAGCAGATGACAAAGGGCCAACTTTAGACCGACCGACAGTGTTTCGCTGGACCGGAGACGGCAGGGAGGTGTACATCTCTGGATCCTTCAACAACTGGGCCAACAAGATTCCCCTCATCAGAAG TCAGAACACCTTTGTGACTATTGTTGATCTACCTGAAGGGGAGCATCAGTACAAGTTTTATGTGGATGGCCAGTGGACCCACGACCCGACCGAG CCTGTTGTAACCAGTCAGCTTGGGACAGTGAACAACCTCATCCAGGTGAAGAAAACAGACTTTGAGGTGTTCGAAGCTCTAATGGTGGACTCGCAGAAATGCTCCGACATGTCAG ACCTCTCCAGCTCTCCT CCGGGCCCCTACCATCAGGACGCGTATGTTCCTAAACAGGAAGAGAAGTTTAAGTCTCCACCCATACTCCCCCCCCACCTGCTGCAGGTCATCCTCAACAAAGACACTGGCATTTCT TGTGACCCTGCATTACTCCCAGAACCCAACCATGTCATGCTGAATCACCTCTACGCTCTCTCCATTAAG GATGGAGTGATGGTGCTCAGTGCGACACATCGCTACAAGAAGAAATACGTCACCACCTTATTATACAAGCCCATCTGA
- the LOC117456225 gene encoding LOW QUALITY PROTEIN: 5'-AMP-activated protein kinase subunit beta-1-like (The sequence of the model RefSeq protein was modified relative to this genomic sequence to represent the inferred CDS: inserted 1 base in 1 codon) yields the protein MGNTSSERAAMGHGEKQRDSRGNKEGDGPKILMDSPEDADIFHGEDMKAPLEKEEFLAWQQDLEADDKGPTLDRPTVFRWTGDGREVYISGSFNNWANKIPLIRSQNTFVTIVDLPEGEHQYKFYVDGQWTHDPTEPVVTSQLGTVNNLIQVKKTDFEVFEALMVDSQKCSDMSDLSSSPPGPYHQDAYVPKQEEKFKSPPILPPHLLQVILNKDTGISCDPALLPEPNHVMLNHLYALSIKDGVMVLSATHRYKKKYVXTLLYKPI from the exons ATGGGGAATACAAGCAGCGAGAGGGCGGCCATGGGCCATGGGGAGAAGCAGAGGGACAGCCGGGGAAACAAGGAAGGAGACGGGCCAAAGATCCTGATGGACAGCCCGGAAGACGCAGATATTTTTCATGGTGAAGATATGAAA GCTCCGTTAGAGAAAGAGGAGTTCCTCGCATGGCAGCAAGACTTAGAAGCAGATGACAAAGGGCCAACTTTAGACCGACCGACAGTGTTTCGCTGGACCGGAGACGGCAGGGAGGTGTACATCTCTGGATCCTTCAACAACTGGGCCAACAAGATTCCCCTCATCAGAAG TCAGAACACCTTTGTGACTATTGTTGATCTACCTGAAGGGGAGCATCAGTACAAGTTTTATGTGGATGGCCAGTGGACCCACGACCCGACCGAG CCTGTTGTAACCAGTCAGCTTGGGACAGTGAACAACCTCATCCAGGTGAAGAAAACAGACTTTGAGGTGTTCGAAGCTCTAATGGTGGACTCGCAGAAATGCTCCGACATGTCAG ACCTCTCCAGCTCTCCTCCCGGGCCCTACCATCAGGACGCGTATGTTCCTAAACAGGAAGAGAAGTTTAAGTCTCCACCCATACTCCCCCCCCACCTGCTGCAGGTCATCCTCAACAAAGACACTGGCATTTCT TGTGACCCTGCATTACTCCCAGAACCCAACCATGTCATGCTGAATCACCTCTACGCTCTCTCCATTAAGG ATGGAGTGATGGTGCTCAGTGCGACACATCGCTACAAGAAGAAATACG ACACCTTATTATACAAGCCCATCTGA
- the LOC117456583 gene encoding phospholipase A2-like: MNTLQVMFLLAAGLSVTHSLDYRALNQFRRMILCVMPDSWPIFDYADYGCYCGKGGSGTPVDDVDRCCQVHDLCFNEAMQHPECWAIINNPYTEFYSYSCDKPNHKVSCGSDNNACEMFICECDRVAAECFGVSPWNPEHEHLPSDRCH; this comes from the exons ATGAATACCCTACAGGTTATGTTTCTCTTGGCTGCAGGCCTCTCTGTCA CCCACTCACTGGACTACAGGGCTCTGAATCAGTTCAGGAGGAtgatcctgtgtgtgatgcctgaTAGCTGGCCTATTTTCGATTACGCTGACTACGGCTGCTACTGTGGGAAAGGAGGCTCCGGCACACCTGTGGATGATGTGGATAG GTGCTGCCAAGTGCACGATCTGTGTTTCAACGAAGCAATGCAACACCCTGAGTGCTGGGCCATCATCAATAACCCGTACACCGAGTTCTACAGCTACAGCTGCGACAAGCCAAACCATAAGGTCTCCTGCGGCA GTGACAACAACGCTTGTGAGATGTTCATCTGCGAGTGCGACAGGGTGGCCGCAGAGTGTTTTGGCGTATCGCCTTGGAACCCTGAGCATGAGCACCTGCCCAGCGACCGCTGTCACTGA
- the LOC117456226 gene encoding phospholipase A2-like, with protein sequence MNTLQVMFLLAAGLSVTHSLDYRALNQFWRMILCVMPDSWPIFDYADYGCYCGKGGSGTPVDDLDRCCQVHDLCYNEAMQHPECWAIINNPYTEFYSYSCDKPNHKVSCGSDNNACEMFICECDRVAAECFGVSPWNPEHEHLPSDRCH encoded by the exons ATGAATACCCTACAGGTTATGTTTCTCTTGGCTGCAGGCCTCTCTGTCA CCCACTCACTGGACTACAGGGCTCTGAATCAGTTCTGGAGGAtgatcctgtgtgtgatgcctgaTAGCTGGCCTATTTTCGACTACGCTGACTACGGCTGCTACTGTGGGAAAGGAGGCTCCGGCACACCTGTGGATGATCTCGATAG GTGCTGCCAAGTGCACGATCTGTGTTACAACGAAGCAATGCAACACCCTGAGTGCTGGGCCATCATCAATAACCCGTACACCGAGTTCTACAGCTACAGCTGCGACAAGCCAAACCATAAGGTCTCCTGCGGCA GTGACAACAACGCTTGTGAGATGTTCATCTGCGAGTGCGACAGGGTGGCCGCAGAGTGTTTTGGCGTATCGCCTTGGAACCCTGAGCATGAGCACCTGCCCAGCGACCGCTGTCACTGA
- the LOC117456227 gene encoding LOW QUALITY PROTEIN: phospholipase A2, minor isoenzyme-like (The sequence of the model RefSeq protein was modified relative to this genomic sequence to represent the inferred CDS: substituted 1 base at 1 genomic stop codon) produces MNILQVLFLVAAGLSVVTSKDYKALDQFRRMILCVMPDSSPIFDYTDYGCYCGKGGSGTPVDELDSCCKVHDKCYRDARKHSECWPIFDNPYTELYSYSCDNKKVSXGSNNDECEMFICECDRKAAECFGRTPWLPENEHLPSDRCQ; encoded by the exons ATGAATATCCTCCAGGTTCTGTTTCTCGTGGCGGCTGGCCTCTCTGTCG TCACCTCAAAGGACTACAAGGCCTTGGACCAGTTCAGGAGGAtgatcctgtgtgtgatgcccgATAGCTCTCCAATTTTCGACTACACTGACTACGGTTGCTACTGTGGAAAGGGAGGCTCCGGCACACCTGTGGATGAACTGGACAGT TGCTGTAAAGTGCATGACAAGTGTTACAGGGATGCTAGGAAACACTCTGAGTGCTGGCCCATCTTTGACAATCCCTACACCGAATTATACAGCTACAGCTGTGACAACAAGAAGGTCTCCTGAGGCA GCAACAACGACGAATGTGAGATGTTCATCTGTGAGTGCGACAGGAAGGCCGCAGAGTGTTTTGGCAGAACCCCCTGGCTCCCGGAGAACGAGCACCTGCCTAGCGACCGTTGTCAGTGA